The DNA window GCCGTGAGAAACCCAAGAAGCGAGTCTTGCGCTTTCAACAGGAAACTCCATCGATAATTGGCGCCGACATGAAGACTTATGGGCCTTTCCAGCCTCAAGATGTGGCTTCCTTGCCCGTTGAAAACGCCAAGATTCTTGTGAAACAAGGCGTAGCTGTCGAGGTAGATGTCAAGCTGGAACCATCATAAGCGTTCGATGCTGGGTCAGAAAAGGTATATATGGTTAAGCTAGTTGTTGTATACCGAATCATTCGAGAGTAACTGAAATGAAGGCACCCAAGGAAATCACCACATACTGCCCGAAATGCAAGACTCAGCAGGCTCACGCGGTGTCCTTATACAAGGCTGGAAAACGCCGTGCCTTAGCTTTGGGTGAACGCCAGCACGAACGAAAGAAGCACGGATATGGCGGCCAGAAATATGCGCTCCAGAAAAAGTTTTCTAAAACCACAAAGAAGCAGACGTTGAGGTTGAAATGCAGGAACTGTGGGTTCATGAGGCATAAGAAGGGGATGCGTATCAGAAAACTCGAGATTGCCTGAGACAATGGGAGGGTAAGACGTTATGAGTGAATGGGAAAAACTTTTACCTAGACCAAGGAGCACATTCGTACGAGTCAAGTGCCCTGACTGCGGGAACGAGCAAGTTATTTTTGATCATGTTTCAAGTGTGGTAAAATGCAGTGTATGCGGCGCTGTTTTAGCAGAACCCACAGGTGGCAAGTCTGCAATTAAGGGCGAAATTGTTGCTTCGTTGGAGTAGCGTGGAGAGCACATAAGAAGATGGCAGTTAAGAAGGCTGAGTGGCCCGAAGCGGGTGATCTGGTTCTGGCTTCGGTTCAAAGAATAACTGACTATGGTGCTTACGTCACGTTGGATGAATATGGGAAGGAAGGTTTGCTTCATGTTTCTGAAGTGTCGTCGGGCTGGGTTAGGAACATCCGTGATTTTGTGCGTGAAGGACAAAAAGTTGTGCTCAAGGTTCTTCGTGTGGACACGGGGAAGGGGCATGTTGATCTGTCGCTTCGTCGAGTGTCGAGGCATGAAAGGCGCGAGAAGGTTCTTTCCAGTAAGATGGATAGGAAGGCTGAAAGTATCCTGCGTAGCGTTGCTGAGAAGTTGCAGATGCCGTTTGAGGAATTGTCTGCCAAGACTATTGCTGTGATTGAGGAAAAGTTTGGGGGAGTCTATGAGGGACTTGAAAGAGCGGCGCGTGAAGGAGCCGACCCTTTGCTGGAAGTTGGCTTGCCAAAAGAAGTGGCAGCTGCGTTGGCTGAGGTTGCCAAGGAGAAGATTCGTGCGCCGATGGTAAAGGTCAAGGGGATTTTGGAGTTGCAGTGCATGAAACCTAATGGAATTGTCCACATCAAGGAAGCTCTTGAAAGTGCTCAGAAAGCGGAGAAGCCGCGTGATGCAAGAGTTCGTGTTTATGCGATTGCTGCTCCTAAGTATGCGATTGAGGTGTGGGCTGTGGACTATAAAGAGGCTGAGAAAGCGCTTTCGACGGCGGCTGAAACAGCTGTGGAGACCTTGACAAAGGCTGGCGGATCTGGCGCGTTTCAAAAGGGAAAGTAATGGTCTGGCTTTTGAGAAAGTGCGAGCACTGCAGCGGATACACGTTAAGCCAAGAAAAATGCCCACGTTGTGGTGGGAAAGTGCGCATTCCGCATCCTGCCAAGTTTTCGCCTCAGGACAAATATGCCAAGTATCGGCGTGCAATGAGAGTTGAGATGACTAAACAGGGGTTGGATAATGAAGGAAACTTATGTTAAAGAAACGGTTCAAATTGAGCTTAGGAGTCCGGTTTTGGTTGAGGGTTTGCCGGGGATGGGTATGGTGGGTAGGATTGCTGTTCGTTTTTTGATTAAGCAGTTGGGTGCTGTGCGGTTTGCTGAGTTGTATTCGCCGCATTTTCCGTATTACGTGTTAGTGAATAAGCGGGGTAGCGTCAGGCTTTTGCGTTGTGAGTTTTTTTACTGGAAGAATCCGGGTGGGGATAATGATCTGGTGTTTTTGGTGGGTGATAGTCAGGCTCAGACTATTGAGGGGCAGTATGATGTTACCAATGCCATTCTTGAGTTTGCTGTGAAGGTTGGGGTGGGGCGGATTTTTACGATTGGTGGTTATCGTCAGGAGGCTGAGGGTGCACCGCGGGTGGTTGCTGTTTCTACTAAGCCTGAGTTGCTTGCGAAGGCGTTGGAGGCTGAGGCTGTTGCGAGTCCGGCTGGGAACCCGATTGTGGGTACGGCTGGTTTGTTGTTGGGTTTGGCGAAGTTTCGGCGGGTTGATGCGTTGTGTTTGTTGGGTGAGACGCGGGGTTATTTGCCGGATCCTGTGTCGGCTAAGGGTGTGCTTGAGGTGTTGGAGAAGCTGCTTGGGTTGAAGCTTGATTACAGCGGGTTGGATGTGCAGATTGAGAAGTCTAAGGAAATAGCGAGTCGGATGCGGGAGATTGAGGAGCGGCGGGAGAAGTTTTCGCAGAAGATGAAGCGTAGCGAGGAAGGGCGAGTTACGTACATTAGTTAGTCTGTGTTTTTCGGTTTTTGTTGGTGTTAGAGGGTTAGTACGAGTGCAGAAAAATTTTTTTTGAGGTGTTGAGAGTCGCAGCTGTTTGTGTTTTGGTTTGTGTTTTTTGGGCTGAGGTTGTTTTGGGTTCTGTTTGGGTGTTTTTAGCGTAACGTTCTATGTTGGTATGCGTGACGTTTGATGTTGGTTAGCGTGACGTTTGCGCATGTTGCTGGCTCTGCGGGAAGAGTAATTTCAGAAGAAGAAGGGAGCAATCGCTTAGCGTCTTCTTCTACTTTGGGTTGGCGTTTACGGGGGTCTGCTTGTGTGTGGTTGTGGGTAATGTTTAAGTGTTACAATCTGGATTGTTACAATCATGATTGTATATTTCGTTAACCGTGAGCATGAGTTGGAGACCCTAGGCTCTCTCTTGTCTAGGGGAAAGCCTGCGTTGGTACTGCTTTATGGTAGGAGAAGGGTGGGTAAGACTAGGCTTATTCAGGAGTTTTTGAAAGATAAGAAGGGCATGTATTTCTATGTTCCGAATGCTGAAGCTAAAACAATCTTGGATGAGTTCTCGCGTACGGTGGAAGGCGAGTTCTTTAAGGGTTTTAGGTTTGCGGATTATGACTCGTTTCTAGATTACGTAGCAAAGAAAAGCGAGCAGAATGTGATCGTAGCGATCGACGAGTTCCAGAGGCTGGCAAACCGTAATGGCGCCATATCTCTTCTTCAGAAATATTGGGATCAAAGGATGTCCAAGACAAAGAGCTTCATCATCCTTTCAGGCTCCACTATAGGTGCGATACGTAAAGTCGCCTTAAGAGGGGACGCGCCATTGTATGGAAGAAGAACGGCAACCCTCAAGGTTGAGCCGCTGAAGTTCTTGGACCTGCCCAAATGGTTCAGGAAATACGGCATGGCTGATCTGGTGAAAGTCTACGCAAGCTTTGGTGGAACCCCGGCTTACCTAGAGCAAGTCGACGAGAAGAACACGGTCGAGGACAACATACTCTCGAAAATTCTGAATAAGCATTCGCCCTTGTACGGTGAGCCGGAAATGCTCCTTATGGAGGAGATTCGGGCGCCTCACCGTTACATGGACATCTTGGCAGCTATAGCTCAGGGCAAGAACAAGATAAGCGAAATAGCAGACGCTACAGGACTTGCACGTGAGAACACGACAACATACCTGAAAACCTTAGAAACTCTGGACCTAATAGAAAGAATGACTTCGGTCACTGAGCCTCAAGCTAAAAAGGGAATGTACAAAATTAAAGATCCGTTTTTCACGTTTTGGTTCAGGTTTGTCAAGCCCAACAGAAGGCAACTGGAGCTTGAGCTGGAACATAACCTGTGGAGCAGCATCCAAGAGGAGTTCAACACGTATCTTGGACGAGCGTTCGAGGATGTGTGTCTCCAGATCCTTGCCCAGATGGCGAAAAGAAGACTGCTTCCGATTCAGCCGGATAGAATTGGAAAATGGTGGTGGATGGACGCTGAAATAGACATACTGGCCATAGAGACGAAACAGAGAAGAACACTGGCCATTGAAACAAAATGGACTGAGCTAAATTATAGTGAAACCAAGAGTCTGCTTGGGCAATTGAACGCTAAAACCGCCCAGATTCCAAACACAAGGGAAACCTGTGTAGGCGTGATAGCGAAGAAGATTGCGAACAAGGAAAGACTGCGAAGTCAAGGCTTCACAGTCTTAGACCTGCAGGATATAGAGAATCTAGCTAAGACACAAACTGGAACGTAGCCGCGGCGTGGGAAACTATGTGTAAGAAGAAGGCGCCAATTCCCTCTAGTCTTCTTCACCATGTTGAAGTGCCTGTGTGGCTGAAGGCTGTGTGGATGTCGTCGTCAGAGTGTTCCAGGTGACGTCAACGCCCAGAGTGTTGTGGCTGCGGGCTGTGCGTGTTAGTGTTGACGTTGTCTAAGAAACACTAACATGTGGTATGTTAATGGCGCTGTGGCTGTGTTGAAGTTGTTGTTGACGTTGAAGGGTTTGCCACAACAACATCTTGAATGCTGCGGGGGCGGTTTCTGTTTCAGATGTTATTAACTTCCGCTTAGAAACAGTAATAATAACTTCGTCTTTTGCAGGCGGGCTGTGTGTGTTCAGAAAGTTGTTGAACACGCAAGGGTAGACTGTCTGTTTATTGAGTATCGTTGGGCACTTTTGTGTGCTGGTTTCCAAGTGTCTTTTTGGGTTTAGGTGTAGGCTTGTTCTCTTCGTTCAATCAGCAACACATGGACTGTTTTGAGGTTCCATGTGATTTCGTAGATTATTCGGATGTCGCCGATTCGTGCTCTGTAGGTGTCGGTGTATCCTTTGAGTTTTTTGATGTCATATTGGTCTGTTGGAATTGGGTTTTCGCGAAAAATCAGGAGCAATTCGATGGTTCTTTTCTTGTAGTGTTCGGGGAGTCTTTTGACTGACTTTCTAGCTGTTGAAGAGATGATTACCTGAAACAATGCTGGTCAGCTTAGTTCTTTAACTAGCTTGTCCAGATTGACGCCTGAGCCTTTGGCTATTTGTTTCCGAGCTTTTTCGAGTTCTTTTTTCTCTTTTTGGCTGATCTCTTCTTCTGGTAGGAGCGTGGCTCGGAGTCTTAGGAGTTCGAGTCTGAGGGAGTCTAGTTTGTTGAGTACTTGTTTCAATTCGTTCTTGCTGACGGTTACGGTCAATCGTTGGCACCTGAGTTCTCATAAAGAGAGAATGAAGCTAAATAAGATTTTGATTTGCGTGTATTTGCGTGTGAGGTTTCGTTGTGGAGCGTGATTTGAGGGTTAAGGTCAGCAAGTTTGTTAGTTATGTTTTGAGGCATGATCCGCGAGGTTTGATGATGGATGAGGAGGGGTTTGTTGACGTGGATGAATTGGTTTCTAAGGTTAAGGGGAGTTTTCCTAGTGTTGATGGGCGGTTTTTGAGGCGGTTGGTTGAGGAGGGTGAGAGGAAGCGGTTTGAGATTGTGGGTAATCGGATTCGTGCTTTGTATGGGCATAGTGTCCTGTTTACCTGCGGCTTGAGGAAGATGGATGGGTTGAATGGTTGTATCATGGTACAACGTCTGAAGCTGCGGATGTGATTCTTGTGAAGGGTTTGCAGCCGATGAAGCGTCTACGGGTTCATCTCTCGCCAACCATAGACATAGCCACTCAAGTTGGGAAGAGACGCACAAGCAGCCCCGTCATCCTCGTAGTAGACTGTGCTCAGGCTAGGAGGCATGGCTTGAAGTTCTATAAGGCTTCGGAGCAGGTTTACCTCTGCAAGTTTGTGCCTGCAAAAATACATTAGAAGGCTTCGTGCCTAGTTTTGTCGATGAGACGCGCAGCGGTGTCTCTAGCTTGATTCCTCCTAGCTGGGCAGGTCTGCGGGAAGAGTAATCTCAGAAGAAGAAGGAGGACAATCGCTTAAGCCCGTCTTCTACCGTGTTGGCTTGGATGTTGGTGGTCAGGGTAGGTTTAGAAGTAGTAGTCTGCGCCGCGTGTTTGTTGACTACTACTTCTATGTTGGCTGCGTTGTTTTGGGCGGGTCTGCGGTTTCAGATGTTATTAACTCGCGCTTAAAACCGGTAATAATAATGACTTTCTGAATGTCCGTGTCAGGCTGTGTGCGTGTTGATGCCCAATCGCTCTTAGTATCATCAACAAGCGCTATTGTTGCTTCGCTTGTAGGTAGGAAGACCGTGTGAAAGAAGAAGGGGAATATTCGCTTAGGCCTGTCTTCTACCAATCCGAGTCCCTTTGCACTTGTTAAGCGCGCGCTAAACACCATAAACCATAAGACTCTATGTTCATAAGTTGATCTCGGGTCCTTTAGTGCCCCATCTTTCGATTTCACAAATTTTGGCTTTCGCCTTGTCGAGTGACTTTTCTAAGCATTGTTCGAATTCCGTGTCGTGGGTAGCAACAAAGACTTGCCTTTCTTCCAAGATCTCACCCAAAAGCTTGCAAAGCGCATCCTTGTGAGCTTTGTCCATGGATTGTGATGGGTCGTCTAGCAGAATCAGACCTAAATTGGATTGTAATCTAGTAGACATAGATAAGAAAAGAGAAAGAGCAACTGCATTCATCTGAGCATTGCTGAACCTAGTTTGCACATAAGTACCCTGTTTGAAATCCTTGTCCCAAGCCCTTATTCTGTAAATGGCTTTGCCTCTCTCCTCCTCTGGAATGAGCTGCAGATTAACGAAATACGGATGGCCTAGGATTTTCGAGTAATATGAGCCAATCGTTGACTGTAACTCTGACAGAGCCTTCTTAACCAATTCTTCGCGAGCCGTAGTGGCAGCCTGATATATGTCAGTTAGACCTATTTCCAGCTCCTTAATCTCCGAATGTTTCTTTTCTAAATCCTTCAACCTTTTCTGCAATACTGGCAAGCCTTTCTCCAGTTGATCAACTCTATCCTTTTCGTTTAGAAAACCGAGGATTTTTTCGCAAACTTCAAGCTCGCCCTTGGTCGCTCTGATGTTTTCTGTGGCGCCTTCTAGAGTCTTAATATCTTGGTCTGAATCGCTTATTCGCTCAGCCAACAGACTGACTAACTTCTCTTCTTTTTCCGCGACC is part of the Candidatus Bathyarchaeia archaeon genome and encodes:
- a CDS encoding PAC2 family protein encodes the protein MKETYVKETVQIELRSPVLVEGLPGMGMVGRIAVRFLIKQLGAVRFAELYSPHFPYYVLVNKRGSVRLLRCEFFYWKNPGGDNDLVFLVGDSQAQTIEGQYDVTNAILEFAVKVGVGRIFTIGGYRQEAEGAPRVVAVSTKPELLAKALEAEAVASPAGNPIVGTAGLLLGLAKFRRVDALCLLGETRGYLPDPVSAKGVLEVLEKLLGLKLDYSGLDVQIEKSKEIASRMREIEERREKFSQKMKRSEEGRVTYIS
- a CDS encoding 50S ribosomal protein L44e; the protein is MKAPKEITTYCPKCKTQQAHAVSLYKAGKRRALALGERQHERKKHGYGGQKYALQKKFSKTTKKQTLRLKCRNCGFMRHKKGMRIRKLEIA
- a CDS encoding type II toxin-antitoxin system RelE/ParE family toxin, with product MFQVIISSTARKSVKRLPEHYKKRTIELLLIFRENPIPTDQYDIKKLKGYTDTYRARIGDIRIIYEITWNLKTVHVLLIERREQAYT
- a CDS encoding RNA 2'-phosphotransferase, giving the protein MKGLQPMKRLRVHLSPTIDIATQVGKRRTSSPVILVVDCAQARRHGLKFYKASEQVYLCKFVPAKIH
- a CDS encoding RNA-protein complex protein Nop10 — translated: MVWLLRKCEHCSGYTLSQEKCPRCGGKVRIPHPAKFSPQDKYAKYRRAMRVEMTKQGLDNEGNLC
- a CDS encoding 30S ribosomal protein S27e, with the translated sequence MSEWEKLLPRPRSTFVRVKCPDCGNEQVIFDHVSSVVKCSVCGAVLAEPTGGKSAIKGEIVASLE
- a CDS encoding RNA 2'-phosphotransferase, which encodes MERDLRVKVSKFVSYVLRHDPRGLMMDEEGFVDVDELVSKVKGSFPSVDGRFLRRLVEEGERKRFEIVGNRIRALYGHSVLFTCGLRKMDGLNGCIMVQRLKLRM
- a CDS encoding translation initiation factor IF-2 subunit alpha translates to MAVKKAEWPEAGDLVLASVQRITDYGAYVTLDEYGKEGLLHVSEVSSGWVRNIRDFVREGQKVVLKVLRVDTGKGHVDLSLRRVSRHERREKVLSSKMDRKAESILRSVAEKLQMPFEELSAKTIAVIEEKFGGVYEGLERAAREGADPLLEVGLPKEVAAALAEVAKEKIRAPMVKVKGILELQCMKPNGIVHIKEALESAQKAEKPRDARVRVYAIAAPKYAIEVWAVDYKEAEKALSTAAETAVETLTKAGGSGAFQKGK
- a CDS encoding ATP-binding protein encodes the protein MIVYFVNREHELETLGSLLSRGKPALVLLYGRRRVGKTRLIQEFLKDKKGMYFYVPNAEAKTILDEFSRTVEGEFFKGFRFADYDSFLDYVAKKSEQNVIVAIDEFQRLANRNGAISLLQKYWDQRMSKTKSFIILSGSTIGAIRKVALRGDAPLYGRRTATLKVEPLKFLDLPKWFRKYGMADLVKVYASFGGTPAYLEQVDEKNTVEDNILSKILNKHSPLYGEPEMLLMEEIRAPHRYMDILAAIAQGKNKISEIADATGLARENTTTYLKTLETLDLIERMTSVTEPQAKKGMYKIKDPFFTFWFRFVKPNRRQLELELEHNLWSSIQEEFNTYLGRAFEDVCLQILAQMAKRRLLPIQPDRIGKWWWMDAEIDILAIETKQRRTLAIETKWTELNYSETKSLLGQLNAKTAQIPNTRETCVGVIAKKIANKERLRSQGFTVLDLQDIENLAKTQTGT